The following coding sequences lie in one Salarias fasciatus chromosome 7 unlocalized genomic scaffold, fSalaFa1.1 super_scaffold_4, whole genome shotgun sequence genomic window:
- the LOC115382985 gene encoding lysozyme C-like, giving the protein MVMRSLVFLLLLAVSSAKVFERCEWARVLKKYGMDGYRGVTLADWVCLSQWESSFNTRATNYNGPGSTDYGIFQINSRYWCEDGSHTSNGCNIKCDELLSDDVTAAINCAKRVVEDPQGVRAWVAWKSHCENRDLSSYVQGCGV; this is encoded by the exons ATGGTCATGAGGagtctggtgtttctgctgctgctggctgtgagCAGCGCCAAAGTGTTTGAGCGCTGTGAATGGGCCCGAGTGTTGAAGAAATATGGGATGGACGGATACCGAGGCGTCACCCTGGCTGACT GGGTGTGCCTGTCTCAGTGGGAGTCCAGCTTTAACACCAGAGCCACCAATTACAACGGACCCGGCTCCACAGACTATGGCATCTTCCAGATCAACAGCCGCTATTGGTGCGAGGACGGCTCCCATACAAGCAACGGCTGCAACATCAAATGCGACG AGCTTCTGAGTGACGACGTTACTGCAGCAATCAACTGTGCCAAGCGTGTGGTGGAGGATCCTCAAGGCGTCCGAGCCTG GGTGGCCTGGAAAAGTCACTGTGAGAACCGGGACCTGAGCTCCTATGTGCAGGGATGTGGTGTGTGA